GAAGAAGCCGTCGCCGTCGTCGGGCTACGCGATGGTCGGCGTCTGCGTGCAGGCCACCGTCGACGGCGGTACCGTCCAGTCAGCCCGCGTCGGCGCGAACGGCGTCATGGACCACGGCGTCCGTCTCGAGGGCGTCGAGGACGAGCTGGCCGGCGAATCGCTCGACGAGGACACCATCGCGGCCGCCGCCGACCGCGCCAGCGAGGGGCTGGACACCGCGATGATGATGTCGGACCTGCAGGCGTCGGCGGAGTTCCGCGAGCAACTGCTCGGGACCTACACGGGGCGCGCACTCGAGCGGGTGCTCGACCGGGCCGCGACGCCCGCCGCCGCCGACTGACCACCCGTCCCGCCGGGGACGTTTTCGTGCTACGGCCGTTACTCCATCCAGAGACGACGACATGAGCGAGACAGACGGATTCGACGACGTGACAGAGGCCGAGATCCGTGCGGCCTTCGACGAACAGTCGTACGTGGCGGACGACGACATCGTGACGACGGTGCTGCTCGCCCTGCGACTCGGCCGCCCGCTGCTCATCGAGGGCGAGCCCGGCGCGGGCAAGACCGAGCTCGCGAAGGTGCTCGCCGGCGGCTTCGACGCGGAGCTCGTGCGCCTCCAGTGCTACGAGGGGCTGGCCGCCGAGAACACGCTCTACGAGTGGAACTACACGAAGCAGTTGCTCGCGGTGCAGGCCGGCGAGGGCGGCGTCGACGGCGACGGCACGGGCTCGGGCGAGGGCCCCGAGGAGTCCGTCTTCTCCGAAGCCTACCTGCTCGAACGCCCGCTGCTGCAGGCACTCCGTGGCGAGGGTCGCCGCGTCCTCCTCGTCGACGAGGTCGACCGCGCCGACGAGGCGTTCGAGGCCCTGCTGCTGGAGGTCCTGAGCGACTTCCAGGTCTCCGTCCCGGAGCTCGGCACCATCGCCGCGGGCACCCCGCCGGTCGTCGTGGTCACCTCGAACCGCACCCGGCCGCTGAGCGACGCGCTCAAGCGCCGCTGT
The sequence above is drawn from the Haloarchaeobius salinus genome and encodes:
- a CDS encoding AAA family ATPase, with the translated sequence MSETDGFDDVTEAEIRAAFDEQSYVADDDIVTTVLLALRLGRPLLIEGEPGAGKTELAKVLAGGFDAELVRLQCYEGLAAENTLYEWNYTKQLLAVQAGEGGVDGDGTGSGEGPEESVFSEAYLLERPLLQALRGEGRRVLLVDEVDRADEAFEALLLEVLSDFQVSVPELGTIAAGTPPVVVVTSNRTRPLSDALKRRCLYLHVSPPSFEKEREILSRKVPELHDAVAAELCGIVGRLREEPLRKPPGAAETIDWARAVATLRGNGGPDSLTREEVRRTLGTVLKEVEDVERVDDELLDSLVEAARAAREAAGS